The following are from one region of the Arcobacter defluvii genome:
- a CDS encoding TIGR00282 family metallophosphoesterase yields the protein MRIGFIGDIVGRPGRKIIKENLSKIKEEYNIDFVIANAENASHGFGLTVESAKELFKAGIDLITGGNHSFDKKKDMMALLETTNVLRPDNYPEGLVGSGVKICEVNTSNGIEKLAVINLMGQFGMPIVENPFNWATKLITKLHEDEIKNIFIDFHAEVTSEKRIMLMMFKNQVSAICGTHTHVGTDDLQIFENTAYLTDIGLTGCRDNVIGMDSKVPIQKVTTGIGGHFEVPNSCKSILQIMVTDIEDGKATNSFKIKKYCNNQKLIITEAFTE from the coding sequence ATGAGAATAGGATTTATAGGAGATATTGTAGGTCGTCCTGGAAGAAAAATTATAAAAGAGAATTTATCAAAAATCAAAGAAGAATATAATATTGATTTTGTTATTGCAAATGCAGAAAATGCAAGCCATGGTTTTGGATTAACTGTTGAAAGTGCAAAAGAGCTTTTTAAAGCAGGAATTGATTTAATTACGGGTGGAAACCATAGTTTTGATAAGAAAAAAGATATGATGGCTTTACTTGAAACAACAAATGTTTTAAGACCCGATAATTATCCCGAAGGTTTAGTTGGAAGTGGAGTTAAAATTTGTGAAGTAAATACCTCAAATGGTATAGAAAAATTAGCTGTTATAAATCTAATGGGACAATTTGGAATGCCAATAGTAGAAAATCCTTTTAATTGGGCTACAAAATTAATTACCAAACTTCATGAAGATGAAATTAAAAATATATTTATTGACTTTCATGCAGAAGTTACAAGTGAAAAAAGAATTATGCTAATGATGTTTAAAAACCAAGTAAGTGCAATTTGTGGAACACATACTCATGTGGGAACAGATGATTTACAAATTTTTGAAAATACTGCATATTTAACTGATATTGGATTAACAGGTTGTAGAGATAATGTAATTGGAATGGATTCAAAAGTACCTATTCAAAAAGTGACAACAGGAATTGGTGGACATTTTGAAGTTCCAAATTCTTGTAAATCAATTTTACAAATTATGGTTACAGATATTGAAGATGGAAAAGCTACGAATAGTTTTAAAATAAAAAAATATTGTAATAATCAAAAGCTAATAATAACAGAAGCTTTTACTGAATAA
- a CDS encoding AAA family ATPase yields the protein MIIIPQTKGGVGKSTVAMQVIAPYLYKKHGKKVTYIEIDDENNDSKSFTRTEIVNKKMLGTNKLNELDELILMDDNHEVIVDVGGNKTSSLVLDEIKKVGSFGNVKWIIPLGDGELDGKNAIATMKKIRKIEKNPEENIIFALNRAISMDEDYYSEQFINFFGHKYLDSNSVICDFVKDPKYFPVKNDKVITMSRYLGSTVWEMAYNNTDFAAKAMKAKEVGDIESARKYLFFRRIQTEAKDYVLNTLNKIFCDLDRWIEIKK from the coding sequence ATGATTATAATTCCACAAACAAAAGGTGGCGTAGGAAAATCTACTGTTGCTATGCAAGTTATAGCTCCTTATTTATATAAAAAACATGGCAAAAAAGTTACTTATATCGAAATTGATGATGAAAATAATGATTCAAAATCATTTACAAGAACAGAAATCGTAAACAAAAAAATGTTAGGAACGAACAAATTAAATGAACTTGATGAATTGATTTTGATGGATGATAATCATGAAGTTATAGTTGATGTTGGCGGAAATAAAACATCATCTTTAGTTCTTGATGAAATTAAAAAAGTAGGTTCTTTTGGAAATGTAAAATGGATTATTCCATTAGGTGATGGTGAACTTGATGGGAAAAATGCAATTGCAACTATGAAAAAAATTAGGAAGATTGAAAAGAATCCAGAAGAAAATATAATCTTTGCTTTAAATAGAGCAATTTCAATGGATGAAGATTATTATAGTGAACAATTTATAAACTTTTTTGGACATAAATATCTTGATTCAAACTCTGTAATTTGTGATTTTGTAAAAGATCCAAAATATTTTCCCGTAAAAAATGATAAAGTAATTACTATGAGTAGATACTTAGGAAGTACAGTTTGGGAAATGGCTTATAATAACACTGATTTTGCAGCAAAAGCTATGAAAGCAAAAGAAGTTGGAGATATTGAAAGTGCAAGAAAATATCTTTTCTTTAGAAGAATACAAACAGAAGCAAAAGATTATGTTTTAAATACTCTAAATAAAATATTTTGTGATTTAGATAGATGGATTGAAATCAAAAAATGA
- the ubiE gene encoding bifunctional demethylmenaquinone methyltransferase/2-methoxy-6-polyprenyl-1,4-benzoquinol methylase UbiE, producing the protein MGKQEKIVSMFNDIAGTYDVANRILSMGIDKSWRNKACNKTFELYGKNNIDKIVDVACGTGDMILFWKQVASENKIDLKNIIGIDPSVGMMEVGKKKLPDVEFIEAFATQMPLESENADIVSISYGIRNVVERQEAFHEFARVLKKDGLVVINEFTKNKKEKLLDHVTDFYMNKILPTLGGLISKNKEAYTYLPNSIDEFLTTENLCKELKVAGLEPIHVKAFSMNISTLIIAKKL; encoded by the coding sequence ATGGGAAAACAAGAAAAAATTGTATCAATGTTTAACGACATTGCAGGAACTTATGATGTAGCAAATAGAATTTTGTCAATGGGAATAGATAAATCATGGAGAAATAAAGCTTGTAATAAAACTTTTGAACTTTATGGAAAAAATAATATTGATAAAATTGTAGATGTTGCTTGTGGAACAGGAGATATGATTTTATTTTGGAAACAAGTTGCAAGTGAAAATAAAATTGATTTAAAAAATATTATTGGAATTGACCCAAGTGTTGGAATGATGGAAGTAGGAAAGAAAAAACTTCCAGATGTTGAATTTATAGAAGCTTTTGCAACACAAATGCCTCTTGAAAGTGAAAATGCAGATATAGTTTCTATTTCATATGGAATTAGAAATGTTGTAGAAAGACAAGAAGCTTTTCATGAGTTTGCAAGAGTTCTTAAAAAAGATGGTTTAGTTGTAATAAATGAATTTACAAAAAATAAAAAAGAGAAATTATTAGATCATGTAACAGATTTTTATATGAATAAAATCCTTCCAACTTTAGGTGGATTAATTTCAAAAAATAAAGAAGCTTATACATATTTACCAAACTCAATTGATGAGTTTTTAACAACAGAAAATTTATGTAAAGAGTTAAAAGTTGCAGGACTTGAACCAATTCATGTTAAAGCTTTCTCTATGAATATTTCTACTTTAATTATTGCAAAAAAACTTTGA
- the xseA gene encoding exodeoxyribonuclease VII large subunit, giving the protein MNPPISVSTLNVQIKSLLETTFIQIYVEGEISNLTYHNSGHIYFSIKDESSTISCVMFKGNTKYLKFQLENGLKIVITGSLTVYAPRGNYQILCNKIEPSGKGALAFAFEQLKNKLEAKGYFESTHKKILPKYPKRIALVTSPTGAAIEDMKKVASHRWPLTKFILVPTLVQGEGSAFDIVNSIKFADSLNCDIMIVGRGGGSVEDLWAFNEEIVANAIYTARTPIISAVGHEIDYMISDFVADIRAATPSNAIEIALPDINEHRIYLDSLASEYNNRFKNIIFNKQQELLNMKRLLEQNSIETKFTFIQTEINLLKSSFKTDLSQKILSSQNELNLLVSSLKNSFSSILVKSQNQIDLLKSNFELNHPDKKDKNGFVQISKNNKIISLDNVKIGDEIELQTPKYIASCILNKIEKQ; this is encoded by the coding sequence TTGAATCCACCAATTTCTGTATCAACTTTAAATGTTCAAATAAAATCTTTACTTGAAACAACATTTATTCAAATTTATGTTGAAGGAGAGATTTCTAATCTTACTTATCATAATTCAGGACATATTTACTTTTCAATTAAAGATGAAAGCTCAACAATTTCTTGTGTAATGTTCAAAGGAAATACAAAATATTTAAAATTTCAGCTTGAAAATGGTCTAAAAATTGTAATAACTGGAAGTTTAACTGTTTATGCGCCAAGGGGAAATTATCAAATTTTATGTAATAAAATTGAACCATCAGGGAAAGGTGCTTTAGCTTTTGCTTTTGAGCAATTAAAAAATAAACTTGAAGCAAAAGGTTATTTTGAATCAACTCATAAAAAGATTTTACCTAAGTATCCAAAAAGAATTGCCCTTGTTACAAGTCCAACGGGAGCTGCTATTGAAGATATGAAAAAAGTAGCATCACATAGATGGCCTTTAACAAAGTTTATTTTAGTCCCAACTTTAGTTCAAGGTGAAGGTTCAGCTTTTGATATAGTAAATTCAATAAAATTTGCAGATAGTTTAAATTGTGATATTATGATTGTTGGTCGTGGTGGTGGAAGTGTAGAAGATTTATGGGCATTTAACGAAGAAATAGTTGCAAATGCTATTTACACTGCTCGTACTCCAATTATTTCAGCTGTAGGTCATGAAATTGATTATATGATAAGTGATTTTGTTGCAGATATAAGAGCTGCAACTCCATCAAATGCAATAGAAATTGCACTTCCAGATATAAATGAACATAGAATTTATTTAGATTCTTTGGCAAGTGAATATAATAATAGATTTAAAAATATTATATTTAATAAACAACAAGAACTTCTAAATATGAAACGATTATTAGAACAAAATTCAATAGAAACAAAATTTACATTTATTCAAACAGAAATCAATCTTTTAAAATCTTCTTTTAAAACTGATTTATCTCAAAAAATCTTAAGTTCACAAAATGAGTTGAATTTGTTAGTTAGTAGTTTGAAAAATTCTTTTTCTTCAATTTTAGTGAAATCTCAAAATCAAATAGATTTATTAAAATCAAATTTTGAATTAAATCATCCAGATAAAAAAGATAAAAATGGCTTTGTTCAAATTTCTAAAAACAATAAAATAATTTCTTTAGATAATGTAAAAATAGGTGATGAAATAGAGTTACAAACGCCAAAATATATTGCAAGCTGTATATTGAATAAAATTGAAAAACAATAG
- a CDS encoding chemotaxis protein CheW, whose product MESNDKKVVNYANTSEFMTFELGAMKYAIELPKIREILTYPDNITPLPNTSKWVKGLINLRGEVVPILDIRIKFNTGPGTYDENTSVIAVITEDKRMIGIIVDLVDDVQKLDTSMLAPVSEMGSAIPSKYLKGYVRLDNNQMLVVMDIERVVAKDELKD is encoded by the coding sequence ATGGAAAGTAATGACAAAAAAGTTGTAAATTACGCAAATACAAGTGAATTTATGACATTTGAATTGGGTGCAATGAAGTATGCGATAGAATTACCAAAAATTAGAGAAATCTTAACATATCCTGATAATATTACTCCTTTACCAAACACTTCAAAATGGGTCAAAGGTCTTATTAATTTAAGAGGAGAAGTTGTTCCTATTTTAGATATTAGAATAAAATTTAATACAGGTCCTGGTACTTATGATGAAAATACTTCTGTTATTGCCGTTATTACTGAAGATAAAAGAATGATAGGAATAATCGTTGATTTAGTTGATGATGTTCAAAAATTAGATACAAGTATGTTAGCTCCTGTTTCAGAAATGGGTTCAGCAATTCCATCTAAATATTTAAAAGGTTATGTTAGACTTGATAATAACCAAATGCTTGTAGTTATGGATATTGAAAGAGTTGTAGCTAAAGACGAATTAAAAGATTAA